A region of Bacillota bacterium DNA encodes the following proteins:
- the proC gene encoding pyrroline-5-carboxylate reductase, translating into MSLKDKTIAIIGTGAMGSAACRGLLKAKAVEPEQIVATDIHREKVDALVHELGIRSAPSNVEAARQADIVMLCVKPYLIHDVVEEIAGVITPQKLIISIAAGVPISRIEDLLPPRTPVIRAMPNTCAIVGAGAAAYARGRYATEEHAAAAHEIFTSFGEAVEVEEHLLNAVTAISGSGPAYAYLMIEALSDGGVRAGLPRDIATFLAAQTMLGAAKMVLETGMHPAQLKDMVTTPAGTTIAALVVMERAGVRSALIEAVAAAIERANELS; encoded by the coding sequence GCTTCTGAAGGCGAAAGCGGTAGAACCCGAGCAGATTGTCGCCACGGATATCCACCGCGAAAAGGTAGACGCTCTGGTGCATGAGCTGGGTATCCGTTCTGCACCATCGAACGTGGAGGCAGCGAGACAGGCGGACATCGTGATGCTGTGTGTGAAACCCTATCTCATCCACGACGTGGTGGAAGAGATTGCAGGCGTCATCACCCCTCAGAAGCTCATCATCTCCATTGCCGCAGGTGTACCGATTTCGCGTATCGAGGACCTGCTACCTCCTCGCACACCGGTGATTCGCGCCATGCCGAACACCTGCGCCATCGTGGGAGCGGGGGCGGCGGCATACGCACGCGGTCGCTATGCTACCGAAGAACACGCCGCAGCCGCGCATGAGATTTTCACCTCCTTCGGCGAGGCGGTGGAGGTGGAGGAACACCTCTTGAACGCCGTCACCGCCATCAGTGGCAGCGGTCCTGCCTACGCCTACCTGATGATCGAAGCCCTTTCCGATGGTGGAGTACGGGCAGGGCTACCACGCGACATCGCTACGTTTCTGGCGGCGCAGACCATGCTGGGCGCGGCGAAGATGGTGCTGGAAACAGGGATGCACCCGGCGCAGCTGAAAGACATGGTGACCACCCCGGCGGGAACCACCATCGCCGCGCTGGTAGTGATGGAGCGCGCCGGCGTGCGCTCCGCCCTGATCGAAGCGGTCGCCGCCGCCATCGAGCGGGCAAACGAACTCTCCTAA